The Candidatus Hydrogenedentota bacterium genome includes a region encoding these proteins:
- the rfbB gene encoding dTDP-glucose 4,6-dehydratase: MKKILVTGGAGFIGSAFVRYQLRQYPDIQVVVLDKLCYSGNLDNLKEADSQRYEFIQGDVADLQAVEAALAGCDGVVHFAAESHVDRSLQGASDFIHTNVAGVNTLLAACQKLETARILLVSTDEVYGSVEEGSSVESMPLHPRNPYSASKAAGELFGRAYYESYGLPIVITRGSNTYGPYQYPEKVLPLFITNAIDGEPLPLYGDGMNVRDWLFVDDHCSGIDCAFRQGAPGEAYNVAGSNEKPNIELTYKVLELLDAPESLIKPVQDRAGHDRRYSIDDMKLRGLGWSPQMEWQAGMAYTVKWYQENEWWWRKIKSGEFKEYYERMYRPLLEGGGTSGSGEEA, translated from the coding sequence ATGAAAAAGATTCTTGTAACGGGAGGAGCCGGCTTCATAGGCTCCGCGTTTGTACGCTATCAGCTGCGGCAATACCCGGACATTCAGGTGGTGGTCTTGGATAAGCTCTGTTATTCGGGAAACTTAGATAATCTCAAAGAGGCGGATTCGCAGCGCTATGAATTTATTCAGGGCGATGTGGCCGATCTGCAAGCGGTGGAGGCCGCCCTCGCCGGCTGTGATGGTGTGGTTCATTTTGCGGCGGAAAGCCACGTGGACCGCAGCTTGCAAGGCGCCTCCGATTTCATTCACACCAATGTGGCGGGGGTTAATACGCTCCTAGCCGCTTGTCAGAAATTAGAGACGGCGCGGATCTTGCTCGTCTCTACCGATGAGGTTTACGGCAGCGTTGAAGAAGGGTCTTCAGTAGAGTCTATGCCGCTCCATCCGCGCAATCCCTATTCTGCAAGTAAAGCAGCGGGCGAACTCTTCGGCCGCGCCTATTATGAGTCCTACGGATTGCCCATTGTCATCACACGAGGCTCCAATACCTACGGGCCTTACCAATATCCGGAAAAGGTGCTGCCCTTGTTCATCACCAACGCCATTGACGGCGAGCCCTTGCCTTTATACGGCGACGGCATGAACGTGCGGGACTGGCTCTTTGTGGATGATCATTGTTCGGGCATCGATTGCGCTTTTCGACAGGGCGCGCCGGGAGAAGCGTATAACGTTGCGGGCAGCAACGAAAAACCAAATATCGAGCTCACCTATAAAGTGCTGGAGCTCTTGGACGCGCCTGAATCCTTGATCAAGCCCGTACAGGATCGGGCAGGTCATGATCGCCGCTATTCCATTGATGATATGAAACTGCGCGGCTTGGGCTGGTCGCCTCAAATGGAGTGGCAAGCGGGCATGGCGTATACGGTAAAATGGTATCAGGAGAATGAATGGTGGTGGCGCAAGATTAAAAGCGGCGAATTTAAAGAATATTATGAGCGCATGTATCGGCCTCTTCTGGAAGGAGGCGGCACATCTGGCTCGGGAGAAGAGGCATGA
- the rfbA gene encoding glucose-1-phosphate thymidylyltransferase RfbA: MKGIVLAGGAGSRLHPLTVSVSKQLLPVYDKPMIYYPLSMLMMAQIREVLLISTPHDLPAFKRLLGDGAQFGMSLSYAEQPEPEGLAQAFLIGADFCAGEPVALVLGDNIFYGNSMSGLLRDAAQLTEGALIFAYYVKDPERYGVIEFDENHKAVSLEEKPKQPKSNFAVPGLYFYGPDVVDLARRLKPSARGELEITDLNRLYMEQGRLSVKTLGRGVAWLDTGTNRTLMDAGMFIQAIEERQGLKIACLEELAWRNGWIGKEHIKEAVARMGRSAYAAYLQWLIDNEKQSF, from the coding sequence ATGAAAGGTATCGTCCTTGCGGGAGGCGCCGGTTCCAGGCTTCATCCCTTAACGGTGTCGGTCAGCAAACAATTGCTGCCCGTTTACGACAAACCCATGATTTACTATCCGCTGAGCATGCTGATGATGGCACAGATCCGCGAGGTGCTGCTTATCTCCACACCTCACGATTTACCCGCCTTTAAACGGCTTTTGGGTGATGGCGCTCAATTTGGTATGAGCCTTTCTTATGCGGAACAGCCTGAGCCCGAAGGCTTGGCGCAGGCTTTTCTGATCGGTGCTGACTTTTGCGCAGGCGAGCCTGTCGCGCTCGTATTAGGCGATAATATTTTCTACGGCAATAGCATGAGCGGGCTCCTCCGCGATGCGGCACAACTGACTGAGGGCGCGCTGATCTTCGCCTATTACGTAAAAGATCCCGAACGTTACGGCGTCATTGAATTCGACGAGAATCACAAGGCAGTGAGTCTGGAAGAGAAGCCGAAACAGCCCAAAAGTAATTTCGCGGTGCCGGGTCTGTATTTTTACGGACCTGACGTGGTGGACTTGGCGCGCCGTTTGAAGCCCAGCGCCCGGGGCGAGTTGGAGATCACCGACTTGAACCGCCTTTACATGGAGCAGGGCAGGCTAAGCGTGAAAACCTTGGGCCGCGGTGTGGCATGGTTGGATACGGGCACGAACCGAACGCTCATGGACGCGGGCATGTTCATCCAAGCCATTGAAGAGCGGCAAGGATTGAAAATTGCGTGCCTGGAGGAGTTGGCGTGGCGCAACGGATGGATCGGCAAGGAGCACATCAAAGAGGCAGTGGCACGGATGGGACGGAGCGCCTACGCCGCCTATTTACAATGGCTCATTGATAACGAAAAACAGTCCTTCTAA
- a CDS encoding nucleotide sugar dehydrogenase, whose translation MNTVCVLGLGYIGLPTAAMIASAGVSVLGVDVRREVVDTINAGKIHIEEPGLPDMVRAAVESGKLRAAMSPEEANVFIIAVPTPLTDAHKADMSLVVAAVRSLLPHLRPGNLVVLESTSPPGTCRDLLAPLFTEAGFTIGEDIFLAYCPERVLPGKIIRELVENDRIVGGMDPKSTAMAQEVYRIFVKGAIKQTSATAAEMIKLMENTFRDVNIALANEAACLCENLGIDFWEVARLANLHPRVHVHQAGPGVGGHCIAVDPWFLVEAAPQETALIQTARSRNDAMPGHVVDTVKRLVKGQKDAKAALLGLAYKADVDDIRESPSLKIAAALEEEGLFVQCYDPHVKQAPCAQTTLAACLEGADVVVLLTDHKEFKALDPKQAAQGMRQRILYDTRNALNHDNWREAGFTVTLLGSGLTAD comes from the coding sequence ATGAATACTGTGTGTGTATTGGGTCTGGGATACATTGGATTGCCCACAGCCGCTATGATCGCATCTGCAGGCGTTTCCGTTCTCGGTGTGGATGTACGCCGGGAGGTGGTGGACACCATCAACGCCGGTAAGATCCACATTGAAGAACCCGGTTTACCCGACATGGTGCGCGCCGCCGTGGAATCGGGCAAGCTTCGCGCCGCCATGAGCCCGGAAGAAGCCAATGTCTTTATCATCGCTGTGCCCACGCCGCTCACCGACGCCCATAAGGCGGATATGTCCCTCGTTGTCGCTGCCGTACGCTCCCTATTGCCCCATCTGCGCCCCGGCAACCTCGTGGTCTTGGAATCCACTTCGCCCCCCGGGACCTGCCGCGATCTCTTAGCTCCCTTGTTTACGGAAGCGGGCTTTACCATTGGTGAAGATATTTTCCTCGCCTACTGCCCCGAACGGGTCCTGCCCGGGAAGATCATCCGTGAGCTGGTCGAAAATGACCGCATCGTCGGCGGTATGGATCCGAAAAGCACCGCCATGGCGCAGGAGGTCTATCGTATTTTCGTGAAGGGCGCGATCAAACAAACCTCCGCCACGGCCGCCGAGATGATCAAGCTCATGGAAAACACTTTTCGTGACGTCAACATTGCCCTCGCCAATGAAGCCGCCTGTCTATGCGAAAACTTGGGCATAGATTTCTGGGAAGTGGCACGGCTCGCCAACCTGCATCCCCGCGTACATGTACACCAAGCAGGGCCGGGCGTAGGCGGTCATTGTATCGCCGTTGATCCTTGGTTTCTCGTGGAAGCGGCGCCTCAAGAAACTGCACTTATCCAAACGGCGCGCAGCCGCAACGATGCCATGCCGGGTCATGTTGTTGATACGGTCAAAAGACTGGTCAAAGGACAAAAGGATGCCAAGGCCGCATTGCTCGGACTCGCCTACAAAGCAGATGTCGATGATATTCGGGAAAGTCCGTCGCTGAAGATTGCCGCAGCTTTGGAAGAAGAAGGGCTCTTTGTGCAGTGCTATGATCCCCATGTAAAGCAGGCGCCTTGCGCGCAGACAACGCTCGCTGCCTGTCTGGAAGGGGCGGATGTAGTTGTGTTGCTCACTGATCACAAGGAGTTCAAAGCCCTTGATCCGAAGCAAGCAGCCCAAGGCATGCGCCAACGAATCCTCTACGATACGCGCAACGCCCTCAACCATGATAATTGGCGTGAGGCGGGCTTTACCGTCACCCTCTTGGGCTCAGGGCTCACCGCGGACTAA
- a CDS encoding glycosyltransferase, which translates to MNASIIIAVYNRREELRECLEALTPAALEAWKAEVLVIDDGSTDGTAEMVARDFPHVRRLKTPGRMGPTGARNLAAAEAKSPLLIFLDSDAVPEAPWLEEMTAHDDGKTVLIGEILDYHSLKLQYGPRRSTFIGKSLPCKPERANVGPSCNLAIPAAAFKELGGFWEEIPFGFEDSFLCINARAQGMAFRYLEKAVVRHKGKKERVGDTIRVTEHNGVYAMLHFYRGSFWKQLFFTIANGAWLFTRCILWTTQGKAADARQLWQGWTSAYKRYYFPASTAEKQELP; encoded by the coding sequence ATGAACGCTTCCATTATCATAGCCGTTTATAATCGGCGAGAAGAACTGCGTGAATGCCTTGAAGCCCTCACGCCCGCAGCCTTGGAGGCGTGGAAGGCGGAAGTACTCGTCATTGATGACGGCTCCACCGACGGCACGGCCGAAATGGTGGCGCGGGACTTTCCCCACGTGCGCCGTCTGAAGACACCGGGGCGCATGGGCCCTACGGGCGCGCGGAATTTGGCGGCTGCGGAAGCGAAATCTCCGTTACTCATCTTTCTCGATTCTGATGCCGTGCCTGAAGCCCCATGGCTGGAGGAGATGACCGCCCATGACGATGGTAAGACCGTATTAATCGGTGAAATTCTAGACTATCACAGTCTTAAGCTCCAATACGGGCCGCGGCGCTCCACCTTCATCGGTAAAAGTCTGCCTTGCAAGCCTGAGCGTGCGAATGTTGGGCCTTCGTGTAATCTCGCCATTCCTGCCGCTGCGTTTAAAGAGTTGGGCGGATTTTGGGAGGAAATACCCTTTGGCTTCGAAGACAGCTTTTTGTGTATCAACGCCCGGGCCCAAGGCATGGCTTTTCGTTATCTCGAAAAGGCTGTCGTGCGGCATAAAGGGAAAAAGGAGCGCGTGGGGGATACCATAAGGGTAACAGAGCATAACGGCGTTTATGCCATGCTCCATTTTTACAGAGGCTCGTTTTGGAAGCAGCTCTTCTTTACCATCGCCAATGGGGCGTGGCTCTTTACGCGTTGTATCCTGTGGACGACGCAGGGGAAAGCTGCCGATGCGCGGCAGCTGTGGCAGGGCTGGACAAGCGCCTACAAACGCTATTATTTTCCCGCTTCGACAGCGGAAAAACAGGAGCTTCCCTAA
- a CDS encoding thiolase family protein, with amino-acid sequence MENVYVVSAVRTAVGRSRAGSAIAHVRPDDLAAAVIAEVVKRSGIAAEKIEDCVLGCAFPEAESGMNVGRLALLIAGLPDTIPGETVNRFCSSGLETMAIVGAKIETGLLNVAIAGGVESMSLIPMGGNKLMPNPSLVASNPRAYTGMGQCADNMGKDFNITREECDEWGVMSNERALQAIANGTFKDEIVPLHLKNLQGKDFVFDTDEGPRPGTTMEGLAKLRPAFAGPGSKGIATAGNSSQTRCGAAATLLASGEVVKELGLKPMARLRGYAVGAGDPGYLGPAQIPAIDAALKQAGITMTDIGLIECNEAFASQTLYVAKHYNWDRSIVNVNGGAIALGHPLGATGAKLATQLIYEMKRRGVKWGLETMCIGGGMGAAGVFELCD; translated from the coding sequence ATGGAAAATGTATATGTCGTTTCTGCTGTTCGTACGGCAGTGGGCCGCTCGAGAGCGGGCAGTGCCATCGCCCATGTGCGCCCTGATGATTTGGCTGCAGCGGTTATCGCAGAAGTCGTAAAACGCTCTGGCATAGCTGCGGAAAAGATTGAAGATTGCGTCCTGGGCTGCGCCTTCCCCGAAGCCGAATCAGGCATGAATGTAGGCCGCCTTGCCTTGCTTATCGCCGGGCTGCCCGACACCATTCCCGGCGAGACGGTCAACCGTTTCTGTTCCTCCGGCCTCGAAACCATGGCTATCGTCGGTGCTAAGATTGAAACGGGTTTGTTAAATGTTGCCATTGCGGGCGGCGTCGAATCCATGAGCCTCATCCCCATGGGCGGCAATAAACTCATGCCCAACCCCTCTCTAGTCGCGAGCAATCCCCGCGCCTATACCGGCATGGGGCAATGTGCCGACAACATGGGCAAAGATTTCAATATTACCCGTGAAGAATGTGATGAATGGGGCGTCATGAGCAATGAACGGGCGCTCCAAGCCATTGCCAACGGAACCTTCAAAGACGAGATTGTCCCGCTTCATTTGAAAAATCTACAGGGCAAAGACTTCGTCTTCGACACCGATGAAGGCCCCCGTCCGGGCACGACCATGGAAGGGCTTGCCAAGTTGCGTCCCGCCTTCGCAGGACCGGGCAGTAAAGGTATTGCCACGGCAGGGAACTCCAGTCAAACGCGCTGCGGCGCAGCGGCGACCCTTCTGGCGAGCGGCGAAGTTGTGAAAGAACTGGGTCTGAAACCAATGGCACGGCTGCGAGGCTATGCCGTCGGTGCCGGCGATCCCGGTTATCTCGGCCCGGCGCAGATTCCCGCCATTGACGCTGCCCTCAAACAAGCGGGCATCACCATGACCGATATCGGTTTGATTGAATGCAATGAAGCCTTTGCCTCACAAACGCTCTACGTGGCGAAACATTACAATTGGGATCGTTCCATTGTCAATGTCAACGGCGGCGCCATTGCTTTGGGTCACCCTCTTGGCGCCACCGGCGCGAAACTTGCCACTCAGCTGATTTATGAGATGAAACGGCGCGGCGTGAAATGGGGATTAGAAACCATGTGCATCGGCGGCGGTATGGGCGCTGCAGGCGTCTTCGAACTCTGCGATTAA